In Cupriavidus taiwanensis, the following proteins share a genomic window:
- a CDS encoding peroxiredoxin, with the protein MITVGSRVPDATLQEFFETESNGCALGPNAFKVADLVRGRKIVVFGLPGAFTPTCSAKHVPGFVQHAEALREAGVDEVWCVSVNDAFVMGAWGRDQQVAGKVRMMADGSAEWTRALGLDQDLSARGMGVRAKRFAMVVEDGVVTRLDVEAPGEFRVSSAEAVLAALRG; encoded by the coding sequence ATGATCACTGTCGGTTCCCGCGTCCCCGACGCCACGCTGCAGGAATTCTTCGAGACCGAAAGCAACGGCTGCGCGCTCGGCCCCAATGCGTTCAAGGTGGCCGACCTGGTCCGCGGGCGCAAGATCGTGGTGTTCGGCCTGCCCGGCGCCTTCACGCCGACGTGTTCGGCCAAGCATGTGCCGGGCTTCGTGCAGCATGCCGAGGCACTGCGCGAGGCGGGCGTGGACGAGGTCTGGTGCGTCTCGGTCAACGATGCCTTCGTGATGGGCGCCTGGGGCCGCGACCAGCAGGTGGCCGGCAAGGTCCGCATGATGGCCGACGGCAGCGCCGAGTGGACCCGCGCGCTTGGCCTGGACCAGGACCTGAGCGCACGCGGCATGGGCGTGCGGGCCAAGCGCTTCGCCATGGTGGTCGAGGACGGCGTGGTAACCCGGCTCGATGTCGAGGCGCCGGGCGAATTCCGTGTCAGCAGCGCCGAGGCGGTGCTGGCGGCGTTGCGCGGCTGA
- the lpxC gene encoding UDP-3-O-acyl-N-acetylglucosamine deacetylase, which yields MLKQRTIKSLVKTVGIGLHSGRKVTLTLRPAPAGTGIVFTRVDLPEAVEIPVAASAIGDTRLASVLQKDGARVSTVEHLMSACAGLGIDNLYVDVDAEEIPIMDGSAASFVFLLQSAGIEEQNAPKTFIRVKKPVEVREGDKLARLEPFFGFKLSFTIDFRHPAVDKTGQTFSIDFADTSYVREIARARTFGFAHEVEALREMGLARGGSLDNAIVLDEHRMLNNEELRYGDEFVRHKILDAIGDLYVVGHPLIGAYVANKSGHGLNNQLLRALLADQEAYELVTFERVEEAPAAFLPQAQPAFA from the coding sequence ATGCTCAAACAGCGCACGATCAAATCCCTGGTGAAGACCGTCGGCATCGGCCTGCACTCCGGCCGCAAGGTCACGCTGACGCTGCGACCGGCGCCGGCGGGTACCGGCATTGTCTTCACCCGCGTCGACCTGCCCGAGGCCGTCGAGATTCCCGTGGCCGCGTCGGCCATCGGCGACACGCGCCTGGCGTCGGTGCTGCAGAAGGATGGCGCGCGCGTTTCCACCGTCGAGCACCTGATGTCCGCCTGCGCCGGCCTGGGCATCGACAACCTCTATGTCGACGTCGACGCCGAAGAAATCCCGATCATGGACGGCAGCGCGGCGTCCTTCGTGTTTTTGCTGCAGTCGGCCGGCATCGAAGAACAGAACGCGCCCAAGACCTTCATCCGCGTGAAGAAGCCGGTGGAAGTGCGCGAAGGCGACAAGCTGGCGCGGCTGGAGCCGTTCTTCGGCTTCAAGCTGTCGTTCACCATCGACTTCCGCCACCCGGCGGTCGACAAGACCGGCCAGACCTTCTCGATCGATTTCGCCGATACCAGCTATGTGCGCGAGATCGCCCGCGCCCGCACCTTCGGCTTCGCGCACGAGGTCGAGGCCCTGCGCGAGATGGGCCTGGCGCGCGGCGGCAGCCTGGACAACGCGATCGTGCTGGATGAGCACCGCATGCTCAACAACGAGGAACTGCGCTACGGCGACGAGTTCGTGCGCCACAAGATCCTCGATGCGATCGGCGACCTGTACGTGGTCGGCCATCCGCTGATCGGCGCCTATGTGGCGAACAAGTCCGGCCATGGCCTGAACAACCAGCTGCTGCGCGCGCTGCTGGCGGACCAGGAAGCGTACGAGCTGGTCACCTTCGAGCGCGTCGAGGAAGCCCCGGCGGCGTTCCTGCCGCAAGCCCAGCCGGCCTTCGCCTGA
- a CDS encoding DciA family protein, whose translation MRRFTHPALQTPAAKPLNDWLDKAGPVSTLLQTARQLSVLEAEVLALLPAGMRAGLAVAGIKRDPSDPNGQVLLLLAAHGAAAARVRQVVPTLLGRLQQRGSPVTSIRVRVQPEVQRHSDWEVEPVARPRTSGRMTPTGLANLDQLARSLPDSPLRDALNTLLSHHR comes from the coding sequence ATGCGCCGCTTCACCCATCCCGCCCTGCAGACCCCCGCCGCCAAGCCGCTCAACGACTGGCTGGACAAGGCCGGCCCGGTGTCGACGCTGCTCCAGACCGCGCGCCAGCTGTCGGTGCTGGAGGCGGAAGTACTGGCGCTGCTGCCGGCCGGCATGCGCGCCGGCCTGGCCGTGGCCGGCATCAAGCGCGACCCGTCCGACCCCAACGGCCAGGTGCTGCTGTTGCTGGCGGCTCACGGCGCGGCCGCGGCGCGGGTGCGTCAGGTCGTGCCGACGCTGCTCGGACGCCTGCAGCAGCGCGGCTCGCCGGTCACCTCGATCCGCGTGCGGGTGCAGCCCGAGGTGCAGCGCCATTCCGACTGGGAGGTGGAGCCGGTGGCACGGCCGCGCACCAGCGGGCGCATGACGCCGACCGGGCTCGCCAATCTCGACCAGCTCGCGCGCAGCCTGCCCGATTCGCCGCTGCGCGACGCGCTCAATACGCTGCTGTCCCACCACCGCTGA